From a single Equus asinus isolate D_3611 breed Donkey chromosome 2, EquAss-T2T_v2, whole genome shotgun sequence genomic region:
- the LOC106828029 gene encoding granzyme B-like, with product MQPLLLLLAILVSPGAEAGEIIGGHETWPHSRPYVALVQFLFEEILHSCGGVLVRQDIVLTAAHCWGRLMNVTLGAHNIRKQEKTQQVITVRQAIHHPDYNPKSFSNDIMLLKLERRAKLNAAVRPLSLPRGKTQVRPAEVCSVAGWGQLAPKGRFPDTLQEVELTVQQDEVCESYFRNYFNSTTQLCVGDPKVKKSSFQGDSGGPLICENGLQGIVSYGLDNGSPPQAFTKVSSFLPWIKKTMKRL from the exons ATGCagcctctcctgctcctgctggccATTTTAGTGTcccctggggcagaggcag GGGAGATCATCGGGGGACATGAGACCTGGCCCCACTCTCGACCCTACGTGGCATTGGTTCAATTTCTGTTTGAAGAGATACTGCACAGTTGTGGTGGTGTCCTCGTGCGACAGGACATTGTTCTGACGGCAGCTCACTgctggggaag ATTAATGAATGTCACCCTTGGGGCCCACAACATCCGGAAGCAGGAGAAGACCCAGCAAGTCATCACTGTAAGACAAGCCATACACCACCCAGACTATAATCCTAAGAGCTTCTCCAACGACATCATGTTACTAAAG CTGGAGAGAAGGGCCAAGCTGAATGCAGCTGTGCGGCCCCTCAGCCTGCCCAGGGGCAAGACCCAGGTGAGGCCCGCAGAGGTGTGCAGTGTGGCCGGCTGGGGGCAACTTGCCCCGAAGGGCAGGTTCCCAGACACACTGCAGGAGGTGGAACTGACTGTGCAGCAGGATGAGGTGTGCGAATCCTACTTCCGCAATTATTTCAACAGTACCACTCAGCTGTGTGTAGGGGATCCGAAAGTTAAGAAGTCTTCCTTTCAG GGTGACTCTGGGGGCCCTCTCATCTGTGAGAATGGGCTCCAGGGCATTGTCTCCTATGGACTGGATAACGGGAGTCCTCCACAGGCCTTCACCAAAGTCTCGAGTTTCCTGCCCTGgataaagaaaaccatgaaaaggCTCTAA